ACCCGCTTTATGACGTCCATGCGCTGGCCGTCCGACGGCATGTCCATGTCCGACAGCGGGTAGTGGCTGGACTCGTTGCCGAACAGGTCCCACTCCAGGTAGCAGCCAGTCTCCGACAGCGACCTGAATGTGTCGAACTCGGCTATAGTCCGGTCGAGGTGACCCATGATGACGCGCCCGATGTCAGCTCCGGCCTCGTCCAGTATCTCGAGGATCTGCATCGGCGCAGTCTCGTGTCGGCCAGGGTGGATTAGGATCGCTGCCCCGGTCTCCTGCTGTGCGACCGCCGACGCCCGCAGCGACTTGCGCTCGTTGTCCGTGAGGGGCCATGTGCATCCGACCTCGCCGATGATGCCTGCGCGCACGCCGGTCCCGACGGCCCCGCTCTCGATGTCCTCGACGATCCGTCTGACCAAGTCATCCTCGGTGCGTGAGTCCATCCCTGGCGGATGTACGGCGTCGACGTAGAAGCCGGCGCCCATGACCACATGGATCCCGGCCTCCCGCGCGACACGCGCAAGCCCATTGGGATCGCGGCCGATGCCGATTGTCGTTGCGTCCACTATCGTCCCGCCGCCCGCGGCCTTGAACGCTATCGCCTCTTCGACGGCGGTGTCCACGTCGGTCAGCAGCAGGTTGGGCATGCTCGAGTAGTGGTTGTAGGCTATCCAGCCGCGATTTGCGAGGGTGATCTCCTCGTGCGCCAGCCTCTGCGCCTCTGCACCCTCCGGCTCCCTGAACATGAAGCTGAAGTCGATGATCAGGTGCTCGTGAGTGGTCGTCGGCCCGAGGGCGGACGGCTCCACCGGCCCGAGCACGGTCTGGACTTTACCTTTGGTTGCGCTGCTGGACACGTCGGGTCACCTCGTAAGGGAGTGAAAATCCCCTCTCCCTCAGGGAGAGGGTTAGAGCCTGCCCCGGACTTGATCCGGGGGTGAGGGTGAAACGACATTCACTCCTCCCCGTGCAGTTCTCCCCTGCATGAGTGATTCTATACCAGCATCAATCCACGCGTCTGAACCCGGGATAGAACACCCCAAAGAGCAGCGTGATGACCGCCAGCAGAATACCGCTTATCATCAGCGAGTCAGGTGTGCCTGTGTACTCCGCCAGCAGACCGAACGGCACAGAGCTGAGAGGCATCGCACCGAACGTCATCATCGCGATGCTCATCATGCGGCCACGCATCTCCGGCGCGGCGAGCACCTGCATCATGGTCATCGTCAGCGACATCGACACCGAGCTGATCGCTCCGATGACCAGCAGGAACGGTATCGACACCCCGTAGTTCGTCACCTGCGAGAACAACGCCAGGGAGACGCCCCACAGGAAGGCGGACCCGATCAGCCACAGCCCCCTGCGCTTCACGTTGGGAGCGGCGGCGAGGCCGAGCGTTCCCACCAGCGCGCCCACGCCCATGATTCCCATCAGGCCGCCGAGGTCTTCTGATCCTACGTTAAGCGCTTCCCGCGCCCACGCCGGCAACAGCGCGTAGTATGAGAATCCGAACAGCGTTGTGACCAGCACCAGGATGATAACGCCCAGTCGTGCGCGGTCTCCGGAAGCGTACTTCAGTCCCTCTACGATGTCACCGCCCACGCTCTTGCGGGAGGACGATGCGGGCGTCTTTCCGGCGTCGACCATCATTGTGGATATCACGGAGAACACGTAGATCGCGCCCACTGTGAAGAACACCCCATGCGTACCGACGAACACGATCATGAATCCCGCCACGGCGGGCCCGACGATGCGAGTCAGGTTCATTCCCGAGTTGTTCAGGCTGATGGCGTTCATCAGGCTCTTTTCAGGAACGACCTCCGACAGCATCGCCTGGCGGCTCGGCATGTTGAACGTCATCAACGACCCGTTGATGAACCCGATCACCAGCACGTGCCAGAACTGCACCGCCCCTGTAAAGTCCAGCAGCCCGATGATGATCGTCATCACCGCGTTGCCAGTCTGAGAAATGATTACGAGGTACTTGCGTGGAAGCCTGTCTGCGAGCGCACCGCCAAGCGGAGACACGAGAGTCATCGGCAGCGAAAAGCTCGCCATGACCCACGCAAGCGCGACCGGAGAGTCGTCCGTGAGCCGCAGTACCAGCCATGCCCGCGTGATCATCTGCATGTTCATCGCCAGGAACGACACGAACGAACCGGCGACCATCCAGCGGAAGTCGCGGTACTGCATCGATTCGAACATCGCGTACCGGCGAGGGGAGAATACCGAGGGCTTGGTGACCTCTTCCGACGGCGCGGAGGTATCCTCTGGAGTCAGAGTACGTTGGTCCAAGGTCTACCGCGCGCTGAAGATGAATTGCAGAAACGGAGTGCAGGTCACAGTGAATCAGACTACACCCGCCGCGCCAGCCGGGTCAACAAAGATTCTTCGCCCTGGCAGTTCCCCAATCGCTACCTGAACACCCGTCATTCCCGCGAAAGCGGGAATCCACTTACCCCAGTGGACATCTAGGCGATGTAGAGGATTGGTAAACCCACA
This genomic interval from Dehalococcoidia bacterium contains the following:
- a CDS encoding phosphotriesterase-related protein, whose product is MSSSATKGKVQTVLGPVEPSALGPTTTHEHLIIDFSFMFREPEGAEAQRLAHEEITLANRGWIAYNHYSSMPNLLLTDVDTAVEEAIAFKAAGGGTIVDATTIGIGRDPNGLARVAREAGIHVVMGAGFYVDAVHPPGMDSRTEDDLVRRIVEDIESGAVGTGVRAGIIGEVGCTWPLTDNERKSLRASAVAQQETGAAILIHPGRHETAPMQILEILDEAGADIGRVIMGHLDRTIAEFDTFRSLSETGCYLEWDLFGNESSHYPLSDMDMPSDGQRMDVIKRVVDELGCDDRVVMAHDICTRHRQIKYGGHGYAHIFQNIVPRMRRRGFTDDQIRALTRENAARVLTFV
- a CDS encoding MFS transporter translates to MDQRTLTPEDTSAPSEEVTKPSVFSPRRYAMFESMQYRDFRWMVAGSFVSFLAMNMQMITRAWLVLRLTDDSPVALAWVMASFSLPMTLVSPLGGALADRLPRKYLVIISQTGNAVMTIIIGLLDFTGAVQFWHVLVIGFINGSLMTFNMPSRQAMLSEVVPEKSLMNAISLNNSGMNLTRIVGPAVAGFMIVFVGTHGVFFTVGAIYVFSVISTMMVDAGKTPASSSRKSVGGDIVEGLKYASGDRARLGVIILVLVTTLFGFSYYALLPAWAREALNVGSEDLGGLMGIMGVGALVGTLGLAAAPNVKRRGLWLIGSAFLWGVSLALFSQVTNYGVSIPFLLVIGAISSVSMSLTMTMMQVLAAPEMRGRMMSIAMMTFGAMPLSSVPFGLLAEYTGTPDSLMISGILLAVITLLFGVFYPGFRRVD